A segment of the Crassostrea angulata isolate pt1a10 chromosome 10, ASM2561291v2, whole genome shotgun sequence genome:
TGAAGAATGCACCAAATGTATCTTCTGATTCTTACGAAAAAATTTCGCAGTTTGTTGATAGATATGTCTCTTGTTCAAAAAGTGGTGCAGATCCAGTTTTGGTTAATTACCAGACTCACAGGCATGCCAAGAcgtgtatgaaaaaaaacaaacctatTTGTCGCTTCAATTTCCCAATTCCTCCTATGCCTAAAACCGTTACCTTGTCCCCTTTAGAAGATGAAGCTGTATTGCCAGAAGCAAAAGCAAATTACCAAAAGGTTTGCATGCTACTTAATTCAGAtgaaatcaaaaatactgatatggacttcaaagaatttttatcaaaattagaaATGGACTTTGAGACATATACATTGGCCATTAGATCATCACTGACACAaagtaaactttttttaaagagacagCCATATGAAATTAGAATCAATTCTTATAATTGTACCTTGTTGAAAAGTTGGCTTGCAAATATGGATATACAGTTTATCCTAGACCCATATGCATGTGCAACATATATTGTTTCCTATATCTCTAAGGGTCAGCGAGGGATGTCAAACTTGTTGAATAAAGCATGTGAGGAAGCTCGAAGAGAGGATTCAGACATAAGGCAGCAAGTAAGGCACATAGGGAATCAGTTTTTGTCCCATGTGGAAATTGGAGCTCAAGAGGCAGCTTATCTTGTGTTACAAATGCCTTTTCGCAGAACTTCCAGGTCTTTTGTATTCATCAACACAAGTCCTCCAGATGAACGAGTCATAATGTTAAAGCCTAAACATGTACTGGAAGACATGAAGGAAGTCAGCACTGACATTGAATCAAGCAACATTGTGAAACTCTATCAACAGCGACCAAAAAGTATTGAAAAGTTGTGTCTAGCAGACTTTGTATCTAAATTTTCTGTAAGATACAAAAAAAGGGAATCAAATCCTAATTTGATAAGTACAGATGATCTGCCAGAAAcagaatatatagaagataCATCAGATGATGTTGAGGATGATTCTGTGGACTTTGAATTacaaaaaagttacatgtttAGAAATGGAACAGAAATAGTTCAAAGgaaaaaacaatgtattttaagatGGGTGCACTTTGATGTAGAAACAGAACCTGAAAAATTTTACAGAGAACTACTGATGTTGTTCACACACTGGAGGAATGAAGTTAAGGACTTGAAAGGAAACTGTCTGTCTTTTGAAACtatgtatttaaacaaaaaagatgaAATAGATAGCAAAAGGGGAGAATATGAACCAAGTCGTGTTGTTGTTAACACTATAGAGGAGGCAATCCTGATGGGCAGTTCATTGGAAAATGAGTGTCTTGATTTTGTTGCACCTGAAAATGAGCATAATGAGCTTATTGACAGAGATAACGGTGATAGGCTTTGTCAAAAGTATGGGTGCTTCAACCCTGATCAAAATATGCCAAATTATGATATAGGGATAGACCTTGGCATAGCAAGAAAGCAGCTTGAAAATGAACAAATCACTCAGTGGGGAGAAATAAATGATGATGATTACAGACAATTATTGAGAAATTTGAACAAGCAACAAAAAGAGTTTTTATACCATATTTTGCATTGGGTGAAAACAAAACCAGATCCACTCTATGTGTTTTTGACAGGAGGTGCAGGTGTGGGGAAAAGTGTTGTGACAAGGGCTCTCTACCAATGtttactgaaatatttttctcatcaaTTACAAAACTCACCAGATAACTTGCATGTCTTACTTTGTGCACCAACAGGAAAGGCTGCTCACAACATAAATGGTGCAACCATACACTCATCATTTTGCTTACCAGTTGGGCAAGGTTTCAAATATAAGCCCTTAGACATGCAGCAGTTGAACATTCTTAGGTCTAAATACATGCACCTTAAAGTTATCTTCATTGATGAAATATCAATGGTTGGGCATggcatgtttaattttattaatttaagatTGCAAGAGATAAAAGGTTGCAAAAAGCTCTTTGGTGGAGTAAGCATTATAGCAGTCGGTGACCTTTTCCAGCTTAAGCCTGTAATGGATGGTTGGATTTTCTCACAACCATGCCAAAACTATGGACCTTTAGCGACAAACTTATGGAGAGACAATTTTCAGATGTTCGAGTTAACAGAAATAATGCGACAAAAAGATGATAAAGAATTTGCTGAGATTTTGAACAGATTGAGAGAAGGAAAGCATACCACAGATGATCTTGCAAAATTAAAAGGTGCTTTGACTACTAATGACAGCAAACTTTCCAACATTCCTCATCTTTTTGCAACAAGGAAGGAAGTCTTtggttttaatgaaaaaatcttttcaCAGTCCTCATCCGAGATGAAGGTCGTTATTAAAGCTATAGATTGGGTAATTGGGTGTCCTAATGAAGCATTGCATCCAAGGATATTGTGCAAAGTTCCTGATGACAATTCGAAGACAATGGGTCTAGTATCTGATTTGCAATTGGTTATTGATGTGCCTGCAGAAATTACCAACAATGTTAATGTACAAGATGGTGTAACAAATGGATCACCTTGTATTGTTAAGAAATTTGACTATCTTGTTCAGGACTCTGAAAGAGTAAGCATTGTTTGGGTGGACTTTCTTGAGGAATCAACAGGACAAAAAATCCGCACCGAACATTTCAGGCTTTATCATAATGGGATAGAAAGATCTTGGACCCCTATTTTGGAAATAACAAGgatattcaaaattcaaataaatggaGTATATCAAGTGAAAAGGCGCCAGTTCCCATTGCAACTTGCTGCGGCCAAAACAATACATAAGTCTCAAGGGTCAACCATGCAGAATGCAGTTATCCATTTTGGAAATCGGAAAATTGATCATATTCATTATGTTGGTCTAAGCAGAGTGACACATATAAGAAATTTACACATACTTAGCTTAAATGAAAGCAAAATCAAAGTATCTACACTAGTGTTGGAAGAAATGGATAGGTTAAGAAGTAAGTCACAAATATCTTTAAGCCTTGAAAGCTTTGATGTCCTGCCTCTATCAGTCACAAAAGTTGTATTTTACAACGTAAGGTCACTTCATCGTCATATGGTAGACCTTAAGAAAGATTTTGCTTTGTTATCAGCAGATATTTTAGCTGTGTCAGAAACAAGACTTGGAGAGGCAGATGAAATTGACATGTACTCTTTAACTGGATTTACTACTTATCGCTTTGACTACCCTGGTACAGCACACAGGCCAGCTTATGGTTTAGCAATCTTTGTAAAGCAGTCTATACTGGTTAGAAATGTGTTCAGGAACCTCATTCACAATATTCAGGTTTTGTCGTTAGAGGTAGCTTGTGCTCACAACTGGTTGTCAATAAAGTTTTTGTATGTTCCACcaaaaacttcaatttcacaTTTAAAGGAACTGTTAAGAAGCATAATAagcaatgaacatttttctcaGCCAATCCTTATAGCTGGTgatttcaattttgattcaCATGTGTCTAAAGCTCTTGAGTGTTTCATGCTTGAAACATTTAATCTTAGATATTTAGAGACAGGTATAACAACAGACTATAATTCTGTGCTAGACCAAGCTTTTACAAATGTTGGAAATGCTGCTCTTCACTCATGGGGAACTTTGGAGTCCTATTATTCAGATCACAAACCAATATTCATATGTTTCAATTAAACAAGAGATCAAAACTGTTCTTTAGTTAAAAGTGCTTTAAATGATATCTCCATGCTTAAAAAATCCATAGACAATTCTAACAAATTGTTTATTACTTTCAtctgaaacaatatatatttgacCTACAAactgcaaattaaaaaatgcttttgtATTCTCTTATTGCAAGActgaattttcaaatatttacaaaactttAGTAAtggtcaatataaaaaaatcctttacaTTGTTTCAATTTTAGCTTTTATATGCATTAAAATGTTGCAGTTTTGTTTGAGCAACAACTTTCATTTTAATAgcttctttattttaatatgaagtATTTCAACATTCATAATGCtcttcttattcaaaataattgatactttttgttCCAATAAAATGTACTCTAAatttgattgtttaaaaaaacaaagcatTTTGCATTAATACAATTTAACTTTTCAGATGTTCAGCATCAAGAAACTGAAGGCTTCAAAGCCAAAGCCGTATTCCAACCCACTTAAAGTAAAAGTGATTGGGGTCGGTGATAAGTCGACGTACACAACAGCCGATGGTAAAGAAAAACAGCTTGTTCCACTTGGGGTTGCAGATAAAGAGGACTCTATAAAAGTGTCCTTGTATGAAGTTGACAAATTACCATTATTAAAGGCAGGAGAATGCGTGGTTCTATCGAACTACGTATACAGAGCGGACCCTCATCCAACAATAGTGGTCACTGCAGTGACCAGAGTCATGAAAACCTCAGCCTTTGCGGTTCCAGAAGATGTCAAATTAACAGCAAAGGCAATTGCAAATCCTGCCCCAGCCAAAATCATAACGATCCACGATGCCAAAAAGAGCCCTATCAAATCCTTGGTATCGATAAAAGGACGAGTTATTTCGGTTTGTTTCAATACCtcttcaattttaaattcaatttcttaattttgtgaATATAAAACCTTTACCTGAATCTTTATCAATACATTGttcagaagatttttaacaagttctaaataattatgtcatttcaacaatttaatttactatatttatcaaaattttatttttttgacaggAGGAAATAATTCGAACAGTACAAGTAAGAGGAACAGATGTCCAGGTACGGAATGTAAGGGTAAAGGATGGAACCGAGGAAGTAAAGGTGGCATTATGGCGTGACCAAGTCGATGGGTGCAAAGTTGGAGAATTCTTAGAATTCTCTAATTTAGTGACCAACTCGTACATGGATGAGGTTTCCTTGTCAACAACACAAAGAACAAAAATAcaggtatgtttttttttaaatacccaTGCAAACCATGTTTAAGGGGATGTATTAGAATTACTTTGTCTTTATGTATGTAGACACTAATTTGTCTCCCTATAAACTATTACCGGTAAATCACAGCATGGATGAGTCttaaattatgtatatattcatgtatGTTGAACATTGCCTAAAGATAAGTGCTTTAAATGATATCTGAAGATAATCACCTGCATTTTTATTAAGATGAAAAACATTCATTAGTTTGTAACTCTTTTCTTACTCTTATTCTCTATATTGTACACTGATCATGAAAAGTAAGGCGGCTTATccttgcatttttttaaatatctattcTAAGTTTACcaaaattctaatttaatattcaattagttctaatttaatataaaattttgttcacaTTAATATTTCTTCTGCTCATTTCTATAACTCAAAATATGTGAACATTTGTGATTTCAAACtgtaattttgatgaaatgtatacaatttcatgtatatactttatatgtacattttttttactaatttgaatgaatttatgaTAGAAATGTTATTACATCACTTGAGTCACTCacgtgacctattgcaattggtgtTCATCTGTTGTTGTCGCATCTTGTGTATCACTTGAACTTTTTGCCTTGAAAAGCTGTTACTTTAATGAAAGCcctctttgttcaccagaccCATGTACGATGTGTATACATTCCCCAGATACACATGTGTCTGGAGCAGtagcttcgttagtttacctgtttacctgtgtcattgttTGGAATCATTCATGTGTGTGAAgggatattatgtaatcaaaaaatgaataatgaacatagaTCTGCCAATGCAAGCGTTTTAAGATATCATATTCATCAgtaaaaaggcgacgagaatagcaaattttaaaatcctttaaaaagaagtctgactataacaaaataattacggATACAGATTTCTAAACCTACAGTACTTACAATAACTAGTTACGTCAAAACATCAcacctatatcaatcattttggctgaaaaatcttatttattttgtatagctTGTAAGAAAATCTTCCTCTGAAGCCTCGTTATAGCCTAATTCTATTTTCCCTTGATTAGATTTctcaaagcaggtaaaaatagccagTTTGAAGCGGCATAACACCGTTATTTTTGCATCAATTTTTTGCATGAAAttcttgtaaataaattttatgacaTAAGTTTCACTTaggctgggctgcaggtacccaTTAACAGTCATTAAAAGAGACCTATAAAAGGCGACTTGAAGAAAACGTCCTGTTTGATTTTTCATAATGAACTTCATATTTTGACTAATTAATGCAAATCTTGaatacttcatttttttcttaaattctaACCAATTGCTATGTGGTTTGCTTCATTGTTGTCAAAATTTGATGCCAACTTCTCTTGAACATCTCCGATGCTCAGCAATGTTTAATAACTCCAAATTATCCAGATTTCTTTTATCCATAGCATAAATCTGAATTTTATACAGACATTTGAATTAGTATTTTAGTGTTAGTATTACCATCAGTCACACCACTACATGCTTTGTGTAGTGGATTCACAAGTAGCTACTTATCAATGAGTTATACCCGCCAGTGCACCAGCACTTTTTTTTCACACTTACTCTCGTTTATTCCATTAAATCCATCGTAGacaaatttgcaataactttgtaaaatgcttTGATACCatctaaaaatttcattttatttaatttgtctctaaaattatgaaagtttttaatttgtttaatattttttaacaaaaaatttgtgaattttatttgcaGCCATGTGATGCTCCCCCATCAATGCTAACAGGAACAGTCATTGCCTATGAAAAATCTGAATTTGGATTTTCCATTATGGTGGAAGACGGAGACACATTTCAGACAGTTGGTATCCCCATAAATATGGTCCGTGACGCTCTCGAATGTGATGAGAATAGTGTTGAAGACACTTTATCCATTAGAATACCATTCAGTGTGGCAGTGGGAACCACAAACGGAATTGTCTCTTCATTTGCTTTAGGGTGAACTTTTTATGCACTGTTGGTGATTGCCATCCTGACcatattttgggttttttgctTTATGATTATGCTTTTTCATGTATATTCAGTACTTTGCTGTATACTGTTAATTAAGATCTGAACTCAGATAAATGTTATGTTTGAATACTTTTCTGTATTTGGAATGCACGTTGTGAATTTTGAAATGTTGGAGAATTTTATCACTTATTTAAActgcttgttttttaaatttttgttgtcaCTGGATATATGGTAGAGAATATTTTTGCCTTTTGACATTCTGTAGTTTATTGCTTATAATTAAGCACTTCATTGTTACAGTCTGTATGACTTATCTGTTTTAAGTCAAGTGCAATATGAACACATCATTCACTGTATGTTCTGACACATTCCCAACAGCGTTTTACTCCTcgttcatttatttttcaaaattcaaatgcaCATTCTGTTTCTTTTCCATTATTATAATCTACAATTTTGCTGGACAAatttttcatctaaaaaaaataatttgctgCTCTATAATGTAAAACACCATGCATGCATCCACAGTTTtgtttgatgtaaatattttagtgcttttatttttttcttcaaatattggtAAATAATTCTTGTTTATTTGCTCTTCTCTATGAAGtttctttttatacatttgtattttaatacattttgatCAGGTGATCTGTTAATAGGTGCTCTTCAATTTTCAAAGGCTTCATTTTGTATTGGGacacaaacaacaaaaaccTAATGCTTTGtttagtatgtacatgtattaaaatcaaAGCATCACTAAGCCATATGTTAGAGGTCCTCAACATTTACCAATGTACACTATTGTCACTATTTTCAGCATTCCTGAAATTTCTGTTATGATTCTCTATTTTCCCAATCATGTTGCTTTAACTGGACATACTTAAACAGATTACTCGTATGTTGCCATgtaatacatgcatttaaacaagttgataagttttaattgcaaaaagttctcatttatgaatatttggctttatgtaaaaaaaaatattattttgttttacatctGCAGTATATACTaatgtttttatacattgattttttttttatccaaatacCATACTAGTCATATCAAAATCTGTCCTCTTGGGtgatttttagttttataatttattgatcTATTGCATTGTTTCAAATGCACTACCAGTATTTTTCtcaacatgtaatattacatgtttgctggggtttttttttgtattttacctATAAAACTACTGCCCTTTTATTAGTTATCAAGCtttaaaattgaacacattGTATAATGTGAATGATTAAAACAGGAAAAATTGTTATTGAGGATTTTTATAAGTTCtagaacaataaaaaaaattagaaattcctttattttgaataaacataattcattttttattaatttaaaaaaaaaaatttttgatcttCATTCTGTTTAATACATATTGATCATAATTCAAATAGTTTCCACTGAATGCCAACTACAGTTTTATCATGATCTTTtaatttaagatacatgtaatattgctgactaatttgtttatattacagccaattgtttctgtttttgttctgatattatataattaccAATGTTCAATTATATTCCTGTTCACTTTTGAAAGCTACACAGACTGTTTTTCAGATGGTTTTCGGTCTTCCATACCTTATACCATCTCTGAATAAATTTGGTTTAACTGTTGACGATTGTTGTTCTACATATTTACTGGAATCATATTTAGCATTTCTctcaaaatacatatttttctcctccaaaaaagtaaaaatcatgaaaccTTTTAATACGCTTCTCCCAATTGGGATGAGCTTAATCTTGATCAGGAATATTTCTAACTTATGGGTCAATGTCAAAGCAAACTTATTTGAAATTCTTCTCatcctattgtccattatttCAGCAGGACCCTTTGACAGGGtaaccatttcaatgttgtctagatattaatgtacatgtactagtccAAACATACCACTGGTATTAAATTTATGCAAGATCAACTCCCAttagtactttcagtactttgattgtacAGGTCAACAATAACTAAATTTTGCTCTTATTAAGACTTCCTAA
Coding sequences within it:
- the LOC128167749 gene encoding uncharacterized protein LOC128167749, whose product is MKTSAFAVPEDVKLTAKAIANPAPAKIITIHDAKKSPIKSLVSIKGRVISEEIIRTVQVRGTDVQVRNVRVKDGTEEVKVALWRDQVDGCKVGEFLEFSNLVTNSYMDEVSLSTTQRTKIQPCDAPPSMLTGTVIAYEKSEFGFSIMVEDGDTFQTVGIPINMVRDALECDENSVEDTLSIRIPFSVAVGTTNGIVSSFALG